A window of the Salarias fasciatus chromosome 7, fSalaFa1.1, whole genome shotgun sequence genome harbors these coding sequences:
- the rassf7a gene encoding ras association domain-containing protein 8, with protein MELKVWVDGVVRVVCGLSEETSCQDVVIALAQAIGQTGRYVLIQRLRDTERQLLATERPLESLAKLGQHGSEVQFFLRRTGPSSSDGPSSKHERPSPLPLPKPPEPEPSKRSQPKKALTFNLGPSTSPKPKVQQFKRSPRDSPEQRASPSPSPSPLSPRVPSPSPSPPVGPPKEEVFRKVLQQQERLRAIEAQLEALEMESHTWERPYPSPCPSPVSDARFQEEMDALELAMRRNQAELAHEQYWEEEYQAEVERERGMRRKLGELHAKLDDCGRRLHEFSVRSAQLEQEIQRESQVEGKVSGPEESLDAVKAELWSQERNGTELEEQISETEKALGQAESLLQGKQEELEELNKELRQCNLQQFIQQTGVVPAHSNSRSELHEQLEQLELAHFLQEEYRNGIPDESPPRPTAKQFMGHPRNLQNPLVSSLNPEVLTSQESSWR; from the exons GTCAGACGGGCCGTTATGTTCTAATCCAGCGtctcagagacacagagaggcagcTTCTGGCCACGGAGAGGCCTCTGGAGTCTCTGGCAAAGTTAGGCCAACATGGCAGTGAAGTTCAGTTCTTTCTGCGTCGCACTGGCCCCAGCAGCAGTGACGGACCCAGCTCAAAGCACGAGAGACCCAGCCCTCTTCCTCTGCCCAAGCCTCCAGAGCCAGAGCCTTCGAAGCGGAGTCAGCCGAAGAAAGCCCTGACCTTTAATTTGGGCCCATCCACCTCCCCAAAACCCAAGGTCCAGCAGTTTAAAAGGTCTCCTCGGGACTCTCCGGAGCAAAgagcctccccctccccttcgCCCAGCCCTTTATCCCCTCGCGTGCCATCTCCCTCTCCCTCGCCACCTGTAGGCCCGCCGAAAGAGGAAGTCTTCAGAAAAgttcttcagcagcaggagagactgAGGGCCATCGAGGCCCAGCTGGAAGCTCTAGAAATGGAGTCTCACACCTGGGAGCGTCCTTACCCTTCACCCTGTCCATCTCCAGTCTCTGATGCTCGTTTTCAAGAAGAGATGGATGCCTTGGAGCTAGCAATGCGGAGAAACCAGGCCGAACTTGCACACGAGCAGTACTGGGAGGAGGAGTATCAAGCAGAGGTGGAAAGGGAGcgagggatgaggaggaagctGGGGGAGCTCCACGCCAAGCTGGATGACTGTGGGCGACGGCTCCATGAGTTCTCTGTTCGCTCTGCTCAGCTGGAACAAGAGATCCAGCGGGAGAGCCAGGTGGAGGGAAAAGTCAGCGGGCCGGAGGAGTCGCTCGATGCGGTGAAGGCAGAGCTATGGAGCCAGGAGAGGAACGggacggagctggaggagcagataTCTGAGACTGAAAAGGCTCTTGGACAGGCAGAGTCTCTGCTGCAG GGCaaacaggaggagctggaggagctgaacaaGGAGCTGAGGCAGTGCAACCTGCAGCAGTTCATTCAACAGACGGGTGTCGTGCCTGCGCACTCCAACTCGCGCTCAGAGCTTCACGAGCAGCTGGAACAGTTAGAACTTGCACATTTTCTGCAGGAGGAATACAGGAATGGAA TTCCAGATGAGTCTCCACCTCGCCCCACTGCGAAGCAGTTCATGGGACATCCACGCAACCTGCAAAACCCTCTCGTGTCCAGTCTCAACCCAgagg TCCTGACATCGCAAGAGTCGTCATGGAGATAA